One genomic window of Candidatus Micrarchaeota archaeon includes the following:
- a CDS encoding tRNA uridine(34) 5-carboxymethylaminomethyl modification radical SAM/GNAT enzyme Elp3, with protein sequence MSSESYQAARYAIGLISEGYSVEDAKRITGKKFMLKKALRNSDLLAACTEEEREMYGPFLIKRKSRTLSGVTPVAVMSLSTCPHGRCIYCPRGEYAAQSYTGKEPAAMRAIQNDYDPYMQVRARLRQYEELGHPTDKCELIIMGGTFLAQSESYKLRFVKECYDGFNGTVSSDLETAKRVNETAVHRVVGLTIETRPDWSFEKHINEMLMYGATRVELGVQVLDDGIYELVKRGHTVDDVVKATRLLKDSGYKVCYHMMPGLFTTPGQDVEFFKQLFSDQRFQPDMLKIYPTMVMEGTELYEMWKRGEYKPYDTETAVETVSEAYRYIPEYVRVMRVQRDIPVKLIVDGVKKSNLRELVESRCRRKGIRIREIRYREVKHRDKLRLQLIRREYQASNGREVFISFEDTDRDVIAGFVRLRMPYKPFRPEITESTALVRELHVYGSEVPIGYRGTVTVHRAVQHTGLGRKLLSEAERVATEEWGMNDIVVISGVGVREYYRNQGYRLKGPYMWKKL encoded by the coding sequence ATGAGTTCTGAATCTTATCAGGCTGCACGGTACGCCATCGGTCTGATCAGCGAAGGTTATTCCGTAGAAGATGCAAAACGGATAACAGGTAAAAAGTTCATGCTTAAGAAGGCGTTGCGAAATTCTGACCTTCTCGCCGCATGCACCGAGGAAGAAAGAGAGATGTACGGACCGTTTTTGATAAAGAGGAAATCACGTACCCTGTCCGGTGTGACACCGGTCGCGGTGATGAGTTTGAGTACCTGTCCCCACGGCAGGTGTATCTATTGTCCGCGCGGAGAGTACGCGGCACAGAGTTACACCGGTAAAGAGCCGGCTGCTATGCGTGCCATACAGAACGATTACGACCCGTATATGCAGGTTCGGGCACGGTTGAGACAGTACGAGGAACTCGGACATCCGACCGATAAATGCGAGTTGATAATCATGGGAGGTACGTTCCTGGCTCAGTCCGAATCTTACAAACTTAGGTTTGTAAAGGAATGTTACGACGGGTTCAACGGGACCGTCTCATCGGACCTTGAAACCGCGAAACGCGTTAATGAAACCGCTGTGCATAGAGTCGTTGGGTTGACTATCGAAACACGGCCGGATTGGTCTTTCGAAAAACATATCAATGAGATGTTAATGTACGGTGCTACAAGGGTTGAACTCGGTGTCCAGGTGTTGGATGACGGGATCTACGAACTTGTGAAACGGGGTCATACCGTCGATGATGTTGTGAAGGCTACCCGGTTGCTTAAGGATTCTGGGTACAAGGTATGTTACCATATGATGCCGGGACTGTTCACAACACCGGGACAGGATGTGGAGTTCTTCAAACAACTGTTCAGCGACCAGAGGTTTCAGCCGGACATGTTGAAGATATATCCGACGATGGTCATGGAAGGGACGGAGTTGTACGAGATGTGGAAACGGGGTGAATACAAACCGTATGATACCGAAACAGCGGTTGAAACGGTCTCAGAGGCCTATCGGTATATCCCCGAATACGTGAGGGTGATGCGCGTGCAACGGGATATCCCTGTAAAGCTTATCGTTGACGGTGTGAAGAAGAGTAATCTCAGGGAGTTGGTGGAGTCGCGATGCAGAAGGAAAGGTATTCGGATACGGGAGATCAGGTACAGGGAAGTTAAACATCGCGATAAACTCAGGTTGCAACTGATCCGTAGGGAGTATCAGGCAAGCAACGGTAGAGAGGTCTTTATATCTTTTGAAGACACTGATAGAGACGTCATTGCAGGGTTCGTTAGGTTGAGAATGCCTTACAAACCGTTCCGTCCAGAGATAACAGAGTCCACCGCGTTGGTGAGAGAACTTCATGTGTACGGGTCCGAAGTGCCCATAGGTTACAGGGGAACCGTTACGGTGCACCGTGCGGTCCAGCATACCGGGTTGGGTAGAAAACTTCTGTCCGAAGCAGAACGTGTTGCCACCGAAGAATGGGGTATGAACGACATCGTTGTGATATCCGGTGTGGGTGTGCGCGAGTATTACCGGAACCAGGGTTACAGGTTGAAAGGTCCCTATATGTGGAAGAAGTTGTGA
- the eno gene encoding phosphopyruvate hydratase has translation MVKIVKVKAREILDSRGNPTVEAEVTAGRKTFTGSAPSGASTGSYEALELRDGDPSRYHGKGVLKAVENINTKVAKALKGKPVETLAELDRTVIKLDGTKNKSNLGANATTAVSFALMKAVAHAHRKEVYEYLGGSTLPVPFLNIINGGKHAGNGLSIQEFMVVPIGVKSFREAMESASEIYHSLKEYLREVYGREAINVGDEGGFAPPMRTTQEALDALVKVIEGSGYGREVKIAIDAAASEFYNKHTNRYYIDNKQLEPFELLEYYTSLVNTYPIVSIEDPFHEDDFDSFAILTKRLKNRAEIVSDDLTVTNPDRVKTAIKKGSMTTVLIKVNQIGTVTETLDVVRQCYRKGVGVMISHRSGETEETIIADLAVGLNAGKIKSGAPARGERVAKYNRLLRIEEKLGDRSGYGWNSGKRVLPDKV, from the coding sequence ATGGTCAAGATCGTAAAAGTTAAGGCACGCGAGATACTGGATTCGCGGGGTAACCCCACCGTCGAGGCAGAGGTAACGGCCGGACGGAAGACGTTCACCGGCTCGGCACCGAGCGGCGCTTCAACAGGGTCGTACGAAGCATTGGAACTGAGAGACGGCGACCCGTCCCGATATCACGGTAAAGGAGTCTTAAAGGCTGTTGAGAACATCAATACAAAGGTGGCAAAGGCTCTCAAAGGGAAACCTGTGGAAACGCTTGCCGAACTCGATAGAACAGTGATAAAACTCGACGGGACGAAGAACAAATCCAATCTGGGTGCCAACGCAACGACTGCCGTTTCCTTCGCTCTTATGAAAGCTGTTGCCCACGCGCACAGGAAAGAGGTGTATGAATATTTAGGCGGTTCAACGTTGCCCGTTCCTTTCCTGAACATCATAAACGGAGGCAAACACGCAGGTAACGGATTATCCATCCAGGAATTCATGGTCGTACCGATCGGTGTGAAAAGTTTCAGGGAAGCTATGGAAAGCGCTTCTGAGATATACCACAGTCTAAAGGAGTATCTGAGAGAGGTTTACGGACGCGAAGCCATAAACGTCGGAGATGAAGGCGGGTTCGCACCGCCTATGAGAACGACACAGGAAGCGTTGGACGCGCTTGTAAAGGTCATCGAGGGTTCGGGATACGGTAGAGAGGTTAAGATAGCGATAGATGCTGCGGCTTCGGAGTTCTACAACAAACATACCAACAGGTATTACATAGACAACAAACAACTTGAACCGTTTGAACTGTTGGAGTATTACACATCGCTCGTCAACACATATCCTATCGTAAGCATAGAAGATCCCTTCCATGAAGACGACTTCGATTCCTTTGCCATACTGACGAAACGACTGAAGAACAGAGCGGAGATAGTAAGCGATGACCTGACCGTGACCAATCCGGACCGTGTAAAAACAGCCATCAAAAAGGGGTCGATGACCACTGTGCTCATCAAAGTAAACCAGATAGGCACCGTTACTGAAACGTTGGACGTTGTTCGCCAATGTTATAGGAAAGGTGTGGGCGTGATGATCTCCCACAGGTCCGGCGAGACCGAGGAAACGATCATAGCGGACCTGGCCGTCGGGTTAAACGCCGGTAAGATCAAATCTGGCGCGCCGGCACGCGGGGAACGTGTGGCAAAATACAATCGGTTGCTCAGGATCGAAGAGAAACTGGGAGACAGATCAGGTTACGGATGGAACAGTGGAAAAAGGGTGTTGCCGGATAAGGTGTGA
- the mnmA gene encoding tRNA 2-thiouridine(34) synthase MnmA: MEEVVIDMVTGVTLEGCRLPETLVRLLERVSGRKVAVGLSGGVDSAVVVLLLKRAGADVVGVTMEHLPGIGDIGRRMAARLGIEIEVVDVKEEFDREVVEYFIDEYAKGRTPNPCVVCNRLFKFGVLRDYAIDELNADYYATGHYVRLETEGDHRVVKRGVDIAKDQSYALAMVPKEKFDNVIFPLGYMHKRDVRTVADAFGVRPVLNESQDLCFLKGDRIEFMKKRRRSAFSSGKIVDESGSVLGFHKGVPMFAIGQRKGLGINRPIRYYVKEIDAARNRVIAAEHDALYKREFCVKDVNWLVEPEFPMKVQTVIRNKMEPIPATVVRNECRARVTDGSQWDDYITVVCDRPVWAVAPGQLAVFYNDDILLGGGWIVG, encoded by the coding sequence GTGGAAGAAGTTGTGATCGATATGGTCACTGGTGTAACGTTGGAAGGTTGTCGGTTGCCTGAAACGTTGGTCCGTTTGCTGGAAAGGGTTAGCGGTAGAAAGGTGGCAGTCGGGTTGAGCGGTGGTGTGGACAGCGCAGTCGTAGTGTTGCTGTTGAAAAGGGCCGGGGCGGACGTGGTCGGTGTGACGATGGAACATCTCCCGGGTATCGGCGACATCGGAAGAAGGATGGCTGCCCGGTTGGGTATAGAGATTGAAGTGGTCGATGTTAAAGAGGAGTTTGATAGAGAAGTGGTTGAGTATTTTATCGATGAGTATGCGAAGGGTAGGACACCTAACCCTTGCGTTGTGTGTAACCGGTTGTTCAAGTTCGGTGTTCTGCGGGATTACGCTATCGATGAGTTGAATGCTGATTACTATGCAACAGGACATTATGTCAGGTTGGAGACCGAAGGTGACCACCGGGTTGTGAAAAGGGGTGTGGATATCGCTAAGGATCAGTCGTACGCGTTGGCAATGGTTCCTAAGGAGAAGTTCGATAACGTGATCTTTCCGCTCGGTTATATGCACAAGCGCGATGTTCGGACGGTGGCGGACGCCTTCGGCGTCCGCCCCGTCCTGAACGAATCCCAGGACCTGTGCTTTTTGAAGGGTGATAGAATAGAGTTCATGAAAAAAAGGAGAAGGTCTGCGTTTTCGTCCGGAAAGATAGTCGATGAATCTGGTTCTGTGTTGGGATTTCATAAAGGTGTACCTATGTTTGCCATCGGACAGAGGAAAGGGTTGGGGATAAACCGTCCAATCAGGTACTATGTGAAAGAGATCGATGCGGCGAGAAACCGTGTAATTGCGGCGGAACACGATGCTCTTTATAAGAGAGAGTTCTGTGTTAAAGATGTGAACTGGTTGGTCGAACCCGAGTTTCCGATGAAGGTTCAAACAGTTATACGGAATAAGATGGAGCCTATCCCAGCAACGGTTGTGCGTAACGAGTGCCGTGCACGGGTAACGGATGGGAGTCAATGGGATGATTATATAACGGTTGTTTGCGACCGTCCGGTATGGGCCGTGGCACCTGGTCAGTTAGCAGTGTTCTACAATGATGATATACTGCTCGGAGGTGGATGGATTGTTGGATGA